DNA sequence from the Streptomyces canus genome:
CGCGCATCTCTTCTTCGCGCTGGCCCTCGCAGTGCACTTCGTTGCTCCACCCGTTCCAGGTTCCGTCTTTCGTGCTCAGGAACGTCGGGAAGCCGGGCTGCGGCAGCGGGTCGGGGGCGTTCGACGTGCCCTCGGGCGGGAAGATCGGCGCCAGCAGGAACAGGCTCGACACCTTGCCCGGGTTCTTGACCGCGTATGGCCCCATCGTGAACGCGGCCGCGGACCAACCGATGAAGGCGACCTTCTTCACCCCGCGCTCGCGGATGATCCACTCCACGACGGTGTTCAGCTCGTCCCGGTCGCTGTTCGAGTTGGTCAGCTGGAACGGATAGTTCGGCGGGCCCGGCGTGAAACCTGGAGGTCTCGGCTTCAGAAGGTTCTGCTGGGCGGGGTTGACGTTGCGAGGGTCGCCCATCTTAGGCCGCGGCGACAGCCCCGAGCCCTGGAGGTCCATCATGAAGACGTCGTAACCGGCCTGCGCCAGCGCATCGGCCCAGCTGTACGACTTGAAATCGAGATCAAAGCCCGCGAGCACCGGAACGCTCCGGCCGTGGAGCATCAGGACGGCCGTGCGCTCGTTGAGGTGGCCGGGGGGCGTGCCGTCGCGCTCCCGCACGAAGAGTTCGACGTCCTCGCCCTGATTCGCGGGGACGGTGGACTTGTGGGGTACCCGGTGGTCTTTCACGGTGACGGGCATGAGGATCCGTTCTATGAGCTCGGCCGGGGCGTCGTTGTCCCGCCCAGATCACGCTCGATGCGCGGGACCGTCCGCGCCACAGCAGGGGGCCAGTCGTGTGACGTGCGCTTTCTCCGTGTCGGCGGCGGCCTGCTCCTGCTCGTCGTCCTCCGACGGCGACAGCGACACCCCGTCGGCGGTCAGCTCGCCCGCCAGCCCCGCCAGCCCCGCCAGCCCCGCCAGCCCCGCCAGCCCCGCCAGCCCCGCCAGCCCGGCGTGCCGCTCAGCGACCACCCGCACGATCCGCCCCGGCGTGTTCCCCGCGTCCATCCGCCGCCCGTTGCGGGAGGTGAGCAGCGGCCTGGAGGCAAGCGCCGACGCGGCTGCGCTACGAACGCCAGACCGGCAGGCGAAGAGACCAGGCCGGTAGGACGCGCCTCATTGTGTTAGCCACTGTTCGGTGGGTGTGATCAGGCCGCGGTGGCCGTCGTAGCAGTGGTACAGGACATTGCCGCGGCCGGTGGCTGTCGTCGGCGAAGAGCACGAACGGGAACCCGGTGAGGTCCAGCCGCTGTCGTGCTTCGGCCACCGGCATCGGGGACGGCGGCAACTTGCTGACGGTCAGTGGTGCGGACTCGTTGCCGACCGGTGTGCGGGGGTGCATCTGGGTGACCCGGTATCTGATCGGCCCGGAACGACCATGGTGTCCTCACCAGGGCCGGCGTCGGCGCACAGATGGAAGCCGTAGTCCCCTCGACTCGAGTTCGAAGGCCGCTTCGTCCGGTGACTCACGGGCGAGACCGACGCCCCGACGGGCAAGCGCTCTCGGTGGGTTTCCCAGCGTTCGGCCAGCCGAGCCGGCCGGTTCGCCAGTCGGCCCTGGAGCAGGATGAGGGTCACCGCCCTTGTGTGCCGGCTGTGGTCTCGCTCTCTGCGCGGAGGTGATTCGTGACATCGACGACACCGTCGACGCTCTCGGAGAGTAGTACTGCGATGGGGATGAGACTTTCCTGCGGCACGGTGCCACTGAGCGTCACCCGTCCGTCGGCGACCCGGACGGTGACCTCGCCGGATCGCAGGCCGAGGGTTCGGGTCAGCACATCCGTCGTGATCTCCTCCTGGATGGCGACGTCTCGCCGCAGGAAGACGTGCAGCAGGTCATCACGGCTGACGATACCCACCAGCCGGCCGACGTCATCAACGACGGGCAGCCGTTTGACGTGATGGTGAGCCATGGCGCGGGCCGCCTCCACGACCGACCACTGCGGCCGCGCAGTGACGGCGGGGCTTGTCATCAACCCCTCGGCGGTCAGCGCGTGGGCCTTGGCGCTTTCTGTGGGTAGCAGGTGTGCGGCGGTCACGTGTCCGCCCGGATCCGCATGGCTTTCCTGTTTACGCAGCAGGTCCGCCTCCGAGACCACGCCGATCGGGCGGCTTTGATCGTCGACGACGGGCACTGCGGTGATGTCGTGCTCCGTGAGGTGCTGGACGATGTCCTTGAAGCCCATGTCCCGCCGCACACTCACCACGGCCGTGGTCATGAGGTCTCCGACCAGTCGATGCAGCATGTCGCTGCTCCCTCCTCGGGCGCTCGCGGGACAAGTCTCTCTCCACTGTCCGCTCCTTGGAGAGCGCCTGCATTTCACGCGTCCTGGGCGCACGGGCCGGGCGAACGAGGAGCGCACCCTGGTTGCCTCCGCCGAGCCGCGCCGGCCCGCGCTCGCGGTCGGCGCCTCCGGGGGGCCGACTCAATCATCGGTGTCGCAGTTGACGGGCCAGCTGCCCGCTCGCCGCTACGGGTGGCCGTGGCTACCGGCGGAGGGAACACCCCCACGGCTGCCATCTCTGGCCATCGGCGTTGCCAGAGGCACCGGCAGCGGGGTCGTTCGGCCGTAGCGCAGGGGCGCGGGCGGCCGCCGCGGAGGGAGCGAGAACCGTGGATCTCGTCCGGGTGCCCGTCGTCACTGTTCCCGGCCACACCTGGCACGCGGGCTCACCGGAGAGCACGCGACCGACCAGGGCCCAGGTCACCGTTGTCAGCGGCCAGGCGGATGCCGGGCGTTCGCGCCGGCTCCCGCCCGGTGCGCTGACCGGCGAGGGTCGAACCCGGCCGCGTAGCAAGTGCCCGGACAGCGGACGGCAGCAGCCCGTCCGTGACGCCAGTGGTCCGACACACTGGCTTCCTGTAGTTGCTTGGCTCACTCATGGGGGATGACGGCGACCGGGCAGCGTGCGTGGTGGACGGCGGCCTGGGCCACGGAGCCCAGGCGTGGTGCCGGGGCGTGGTGGATGCGCCGACCCACGATCAGGAGTTCGGCGCGTTCGGCGGCTGCTACGACGACCCTGGCGGGGCTTTCGAGGCGGATGTCGTCCGTCACGGCCACGCCCGGAAACTTCTCGCGCCAGGGGCGGAGGGCCTGGCTCAGGTGTTTCTGTGCGTCCTGGATGATCCCCTGGGTCACGGTGTGGTCCACGCCCCACGGGGCGTACGCGTGGATCGGGATGGCGCGGCCGTGGACGGCGCGGAGGGGCACGCCTCGAACTGCTGCGGTAGTGAAGGCAAATTCGAGCAGGTCGTTGCAGGGGCCGTGCATTTTCAGCCCCACCACCACTCCGCCTGCCGCACCTGACTCAGGCGTCGAGGCCCCTTCCGCACGCTTGTCGGCGCGTACGAGGACCACGGGCCGCTCGGCGCTTGCCACGACGGACAGGGCGATGTCACCGAGGAAGTAGCTCTCCGCCGGAGTCAGGCCCTGCGAGCCGAGCACGAGCATCTCCGACTCGGACGCCGCGTGGATCAGTGCGTCCTGCGCGTCGTCGGCGACCAGGTTGCCGACGACGGTGAGGCCGGGATGGGGCGCCTGGAGTTCCTTCTGGGCGTTGTGCACGAGGCGCTTCGCCCAGTAGTTGTGGTCCACTTCGGAGGGGACGGCGGTCGGTTCCGGCACCAGTAGCGGCCACGCGTGCAGCAGGCGCAGGGTGAGTTTGCGCCGCTGGGCTTCGTCGGCGGCCCAGTGGGCAGCGGCGAGGCTCTCGGGTGAGCCGTCGAGGCCCACGGTGAGGACTCGTTCCATGGCGACTGCCTCCGTCTCGTACGAAGCTGGAAGGACGGCGAGTGTGGCCGCTTTCCGGACTGCTGCGGTCTCGGTGAGTCTTTGGCCGCGCGAGCCGGCTGTGGGACGTAGTCAGCGCAGCGCATGAGCCTCTGGGCCGGCGCGTTGAGCACGGCGCTTCTTCCCTGAGGAGTACCCCAGATCTCCTCGCGGCTCATGTGGTCCCGGAACGGCGGCGAACGGACGGACGTGAAGTCCGGAACGAGGAGGAGGCGGAAGCGATGGCGGTTCCCCTGGTGGTCGGCATCGACGGGTCCGAGGCGAGCCTTGAAGCGGTGGAATGGGCCGCGGACGAGGCAGCCCGGCACGAGGTGCCGCTCCGTCTCCTGCACGCGGCCTCAGCGGATCATGACGTGTCAGATGTGGTCGCCGCTGCCTCGGAGCGAGCCAGAAAGAGTGCTGCTGCGGTACGGCTGTCGAATGAGGTGCTGACCGAGGACGCGGCGTCCGCGCTGGTCAGCGAGGGACGCAACGCCTTCGCTCTGGTCCTCGGGTCCAGAGGGCTGGGAGGTCTCGCCGGACTGCTCCTCGGTTCGGTCAGCCTGGCTGTGGCCGCCCGTGCCGACTGCCCGGTCGTCGTCGTGCGCGGCGGGGTGGAGCAGCGGCACGGAGGGTTCGGGTGCGTCGTCGTCGGAGTCGAGGACGGGGAGGGCAGCGGTACGGCCGTGGACTTCGCGTTCCGCGAGGCTCGTGTGCGGCGCTGTCGGCTCCTGGCGGTGCATGCCTGGAGTGTCCCGGTCGGGAACCCTGGGCCTCCGGGCTTGTCCGGCTACGCCCTTCAAGCCCTTGAGCGGCCGCCTGCCCAGGTGCTCGCTGACGCCTTGCGCGAGCCCGAGCAGCGGTACCAGGACGTGCCGGTGAGCAGGGAGGTGGTCGAGGGCTCGGCACGACAGGCGCTGCTGAATGCCGCGTCCCGTGCTGATCTGCTCGTCGTCGGAGCCCGCAGACGACATGGGCACGTCGGTCTGCAGCTGGGCCTGGTCAATCATGCGGTGCTGCATCACGCGCCGTGTCCGGTCGCGGTCGTTCCGCAGATATGAGGAAGTAGGGGCGGGATGGGTCCGTGTCCGCTCAAGGCGCGAACCCGTACGGGGCGC
Encoded proteins:
- a CDS encoding alpha/beta fold hydrolase, whose product is MRERDGTPPGHLNERTAVLMLHGRSVPVLAGFDLDFKSYSWADALAQAGYDVFMMDLQGSGLSPRPKMGDPRNVNPAQQNLLKPRPPGFTPGPPNYPFQLTNSNSDRDELNTVVEWIIRERGVKKVAFIGWSAAAFTMGPYAVKNPGKVSSLFLLAPIFPPEGTSNAPDPLPQPGFPTFLSTKDGTWNGWSNEVHCEGQREEEMRDKVWNAIMKSDPVGSTWGPEGEGRNRIRNFVRWGWNKTTAAQGGVLGGSVPVLIAYGEHDKQANTSSGDPELNFSVPALYNAIAGDHKLMVKLDCAGHSVVWEMQHKNVHNLSKHWLKHLKVDGKAQGIFDMNTNGDISPAP
- a CDS encoding universal stress protein: MAVPLVVGIDGSEASLEAVEWAADEAARHEVPLRLLHAASADHDVSDVVAAASERARKSAAAVRLSNEVLTEDAASALVSEGRNAFALVLGSRGLGGLAGLLLGSVSLAVAARADCPVVVVRGGVEQRHGGFGCVVVGVEDGEGSGTAVDFAFREARVRRCRLLAVHAWSVPVGNPGPPGLSGYALQALERPPAQVLADALREPEQRYQDVPVSREVVEGSARQALLNAASRADLLVVGARRRHGHVGLQLGLVNHAVLHHAPCPVAVVPQI
- a CDS encoding CBS domain-containing protein, with the protein product MLHRLVGDLMTTAVVSVRRDMGFKDIVQHLTEHDITAVPVVDDQSRPIGVVSEADLLRKQESHADPGGHVTAAHLLPTESAKAHALTAEGLMTSPAVTARPQWSVVEAARAMAHHHVKRLPVVDDVGRLVGIVSRDDLLHVFLRRDVAIQEEITTDVLTRTLGLRSGEVTVRVADGRVTLSGTVPQESLIPIAVLLSESVDGVVDVTNHLRAESETTAGTQGR
- a CDS encoding universal stress protein: MERVLTVGLDGSPESLAAAHWAADEAQRRKLTLRLLHAWPLLVPEPTAVPSEVDHNYWAKRLVHNAQKELQAPHPGLTVVGNLVADDAQDALIHAASESEMLVLGSQGLTPAESYFLGDIALSVVASAERPVVLVRADKRAEGASTPESGAAGGVVVGLKMHGPCNDLLEFAFTTAAVRGVPLRAVHGRAIPIHAYAPWGVDHTVTQGIIQDAQKHLSQALRPWREKFPGVAVTDDIRLESPARVVVAAAERAELLIVGRRIHHAPAPRLGSVAQAAVHHARCPVAVIPHE